A section of the Bryobacteraceae bacterium genome encodes:
- the thrS gene encoding threonine--tRNA ligase, producing the protein MSSPITVTLPDGSQKSFPAGTTPLDVARAVSRRLAEDAVVARVNGELWDLTRPLEGDARVEILTPKDPEALEVYRHSTAHLLAAAVLELFPGTKLGIGPPIKDGFYYDFERSEPFTPEDLERIEKKMWELRDKDLPFERRLTPKEEGLARYREMGEQMKCELIDERADQVFTEYTLGPHFIDFCRGPHVPSTKKLKAFKLLSVAGAYWKGDEHRQQLQRIYGTAWFTEKELQDYLHKLEEAKKRDHRVLGRQLDLISIQELAGPGLIFFHPKGALVRKLLEDWMREQYLKRGYALVNTPHVMREQLWQISGHLSHYAENMYAAMELDDARYRLKPMNCPGHILIYRDRQRSYRELPIRLGELGTVYRYERSGTLHGLFRVRGFTQDDAHIFCRPDQIEDEIVHCLEFAVDVLRTYGFDRYQAEISTWDGGASGKYDGTPDQWALAENALKRAVERVGLEAKIMEDEAAFYGPKIDVKLVDALDRPWQLSTVQFDFTLPKRFELEYVGEDGARHQPLMVHRALYGSVERFFGILLEHYAGAFPVWLAPVQAVVLPIADRHIEYARQVRDRLAAEGLRAEVDERSEKVNYKIREAQLQKIPYMLVVGDREAASRQVALRTRRGGDQGSRPLDEVVAMIAEKNRSRSVED; encoded by the coding sequence CAGTCCGATCACCGTCACGCTGCCTGACGGCAGTCAGAAGAGCTTTCCCGCGGGAACAACGCCGCTCGACGTGGCCCGCGCCGTCAGCCGCCGCCTGGCCGAAGACGCCGTCGTGGCGCGGGTCAACGGCGAGCTGTGGGATCTTACCCGGCCGCTGGAAGGCGACGCGCGCGTCGAGATCCTCACGCCGAAGGACCCCGAGGCGCTCGAGGTGTACCGCCACTCGACCGCCCACCTGCTTGCGGCCGCCGTGCTGGAGCTGTTTCCGGGAACGAAGCTGGGCATTGGACCACCCATCAAGGACGGCTTTTACTACGACTTCGAGCGCAGCGAGCCCTTCACGCCCGAGGACCTGGAGCGGATCGAAAAGAAGATGTGGGAGCTGCGCGACAAGGACCTGCCCTTCGAGCGCCGGCTGACCCCGAAGGAAGAAGGCCTGGCCCGCTACCGCGAGATGGGCGAGCAGATGAAGTGCGAGCTCATCGACGAGCGCGCCGACCAGGTCTTCACCGAATACACCCTTGGGCCGCACTTCATTGACTTCTGCCGCGGCCCGCACGTGCCCAGCACGAAGAAGCTGAAGGCGTTCAAGCTGCTCTCGGTGGCCGGCGCCTACTGGAAGGGCGACGAACACCGCCAGCAGCTCCAGCGCATCTACGGCACGGCGTGGTTCACCGAAAAAGAGCTTCAGGACTACCTGCACAAGCTTGAAGAGGCCAAAAAACGCGATCATCGCGTGCTGGGCCGACAGCTCGACCTGATCTCCATCCAGGAGCTGGCCGGTCCGGGGCTCATCTTCTTCCACCCGAAGGGCGCGCTGGTGCGCAAGCTGCTCGAGGACTGGATGCGGGAGCAGTACCTGAAGCGCGGCTACGCGCTGGTCAACACGCCCCACGTGATGCGCGAGCAGCTCTGGCAGATCAGCGGGCACCTGAGCCATTACGCCGAAAACATGTACGCGGCGATGGAGCTCGACGACGCGCGCTACCGGCTCAAGCCGATGAACTGCCCCGGCCACATCCTCATCTACCGGGACCGCCAGCGCAGCTACCGCGAGCTGCCCATCCGCCTGGGCGAGCTCGGCACCGTGTACCGCTACGAGCGCTCCGGCACGCTGCACGGTCTGTTCCGCGTCCGTGGCTTCACGCAGGACGACGCGCACATCTTCTGCCGCCCGGATCAGATTGAAGACGAGATTGTCCACTGTCTCGAGTTCGCCGTGGACGTGCTCAGAACGTATGGCTTCGACCGTTACCAGGCGGAGATCTCCACCTGGGACGGCGGCGCCAGCGGCAAGTACGATGGCACGCCGGACCAGTGGGCGCTGGCCGAGAACGCGCTGAAGCGCGCCGTCGAGCGCGTCGGCCTGGAAGCCAAGATCATGGAGGACGAAGCGGCCTTTTACGGGCCCAAGATCGACGTCAAGCTCGTCGATGCGCTCGACCGCCCGTGGCAGCTCTCCACCGTGCAGTTCGACTTCACGCTGCCCAAGCGTTTCGAGCTCGAATATGTGGGCGAGGACGGCGCCAGACACCAGCCGCTGATGGTTCACCGCGCCCTCTATGGAAGCGTCGAGCGCTTCTTTGGCATCCTGCTCGAGCATTATGCCGGCGCCTTCCCGGTGTGGCTTGCGCCGGTGCAGGCGGTGGTGCTGCCCATCGCTGACCGCCACATCGAATACGCGCGGCAGGTGCGCGACCGGCTGGCCGCCGAAGGCCTGCGCGCCGAAGTGGACGAGCGCAGCGAGAAGGTCAATTACAAGATCCGCGAGGCGCAGCTACAGAAGATCCCCTACATGCTGGTCGTCGGCGACCGCGAGGCCGCCAGCCGGCAGGTGGCGCTGCGCACACGCCGGGGCGGCGATCAGGGCTCGCGGCCGCTGGATGAAGTGGTGGCGATGATCGCCGAAAAGAACCGCTCGCGCTCGGTCGAGGACTAG
- the gpmA gene encoding 2,3-bisphosphoglycerate-dependent phosphoglycerate mutase, whose amino-acid sequence MYRLVLIRHGESTWNKENRFTGWTDVDLSEKGVQEAYEAGRALKEAGFEFDFVYTSVLKRAIKTMNIVLDVMDQDWLPVERHWRLNERHYGALQGLNKSEMAAKYGEDQVKIWRRSYDVPPPALTPDDPRWPGHDRRYASLPKELIPLTECLKDTVARFLPLWHESIAPRIRSGQRVVIGAHGNSLRALVKYLDNISDQDIVELNIPTGIPLVYELDAELKPLRSYYLGDPEKVKAAMEAVARQGKKQA is encoded by the coding sequence ATGTACAGGCTCGTCCTTATCCGCCACGGCGAATCCACCTGGAACAAGGAAAACCGCTTCACCGGCTGGACCGACGTCGACCTGAGCGAAAAGGGCGTCCAGGAGGCCTACGAGGCCGGGCGCGCGCTGAAGGAAGCGGGCTTCGAGTTCGACTTCGTCTACACCTCGGTGCTCAAGCGCGCCATCAAGACGATGAACATCGTCCTCGACGTCATGGACCAGGACTGGCTGCCGGTGGAGCGCCACTGGCGCCTGAACGAACGCCACTACGGCGCATTGCAGGGCCTCAACAAGAGCGAGATGGCGGCCAAATACGGAGAGGACCAGGTGAAGATCTGGCGCCGCTCCTACGACGTGCCGCCGCCGGCGCTCACGCCGGACGACCCGCGCTGGCCCGGCCATGACCGCCGCTACGCTTCGCTGCCGAAGGAGCTTATTCCGCTCACTGAATGCCTGAAGGACACGGTGGCGCGCTTCCTGCCACTGTGGCACGAATCGATCGCCCCGCGCATCCGCTCCGGCCAGCGCGTGGTGATCGGCGCTCACGGCAACAGCCTGCGCGCGCTGGTGAAGTACCTCGACAACATCAGCGACCAGGACATCGTCGAGCTGAACATCCCCACCGGAATCCCGCTGGTCTACGAACTGGACGCGGAGCTGAAGCCGCTGCGCTCGTACTATCTCGGCGATCCAGAAAAGGTCAAGGCGGCGATGGAAGCGGTGGCGCGCCAGGGCAAGAAACAGGCCTGA
- the glgC gene encoding glucose-1-phosphate adenylyltransferase has translation MPEAGLRGLTPELGAQPPGEGDILKVAMQNVLAILLAGGAGERLYPLTRRTAKPAVPFGSYYRIIDFTLSNCVNSGLRRIFCLTQYKSLELTRHIREGWDLFSGEMGEFIEVIPPMKRIHSDWYLGTADAVYQNIESIILEKPDYVFILAADHIYKMNYMEMLDWHLRYQADVTIATIQADPAEAPRFGVVDIDPSTYRVRGFEEKPQHGHPARSAFDPHMISASMGIYIFRTKVLLEALRADAADAASEHDFGRNVLPALIGSQRVVAYDFRDLNRKCVRYWRDVGTIDAYYEANMDLVSVTPEFNLYDTEWPIRTRMPQAPPAKFVFAQGGRRMGVATDSIVAPGVIVSGGRVHHSILSPGVRVNSYCDIEDSILLHGVNVGRYSRIRRAIIDTGVHIPEGSVIGEDPERDRAAGYHVTPSGVTVVSPPPDPAI, from the coding sequence GTGCCGGAGGCCGGCCTGCGGGGCCTCACCCCGGAGCTCGGGGCGCAGCCCCCGGGAGAAGGGGATATCCTGAAAGTTGCGATGCAGAATGTCCTCGCCATCCTGCTGGCCGGCGGGGCGGGCGAGCGGCTGTACCCATTGACCCGCCGGACGGCGAAGCCGGCGGTTCCCTTCGGCAGTTATTACCGCATCATTGACTTCACGCTCTCCAACTGCGTGAACTCGGGCCTGCGGCGCATCTTCTGCCTGACGCAGTATAAATCCCTGGAATTGACCCGTCATATCCGCGAAGGGTGGGACCTATTTTCCGGCGAAATGGGGGAATTCATCGAAGTCATTCCCCCGATGAAGCGGATTCATTCGGACTGGTATCTGGGCACGGCGGACGCCGTGTACCAGAACATCGAGAGTATCATTCTGGAAAAGCCGGACTACGTCTTCATCCTGGCCGCCGACCACATCTACAAGATGAATTACATGGAGATGCTCGACTGGCATCTCCGCTATCAGGCCGACGTCACCATCGCCACCATCCAGGCGGATCCGGCCGAAGCGCCCCGCTTCGGCGTCGTCGACATTGACCCGTCCACCTACCGCGTGCGCGGCTTTGAGGAGAAGCCGCAGCACGGCCATCCCGCCCGCTCGGCCTTCGATCCGCACATGATCTCCGCCTCCATGGGCATTTACATCTTCCGCACGAAGGTGCTGCTGGAGGCGCTGCGGGCCGACGCCGCCGACGCCGCCTCGGAACACGACTTCGGCAGAAACGTGCTGCCAGCGCTGATCGGCTCGCAGCGCGTGGTGGCGTACGACTTCCGCGACCTGAACCGCAAGTGCGTCCGCTACTGGCGCGACGTCGGCACCATTGACGCCTACTACGAGGCCAACATGGACCTGGTGAGCGTGACGCCGGAGTTCAACCTCTACGACACCGAGTGGCCCATCCGCACGCGCATGCCGCAGGCGCCGCCGGCCAAGTTCGTCTTCGCCCAGGGCGGCCGCCGCATGGGCGTGGCCACGGACTCGATCGTGGCACCCGGCGTCATCGTCTCCGGCGGCCGCGTCCATCATTCGATTCTGAGCCCCGGCGTGCGGGTCAATTCGTATTGCGACATCGAGGACTCCATCCTGCTGCACGGGGTCAACGTCGGGCGCTATTCCCGCATCCGCCGCGCCATCATCGACACGGGCGTCCACATCCCCGAAGGCTCCGTCATCGGAGAGGATCCGGAGCGCGACCGCGCTGCCGGCTACCACGTCACCCCGTCCGGCGTCACCGTGGTGAGCCCGCCGCCGGATCCAGCCATCTGA
- a CDS encoding DNA-binding response regulator, with the protein MNPTANSEPNTSTGTPGKIRVMIADDHPIVRDGLKKLLSLEDDIEVVAVASDGREVLEQAAQHSPDIILLDLRMPNLDGISTLQALQQRGSEAKVIILTASEDKNEFVQVMKLGARGIVLKQTASELIVKSIRKVHAGEIWLDSQTTAAVMRQFASSTSEPQPAQGRVRERSPLSAREREIVMLVAQGYKNKEMAEKMFISEQTVKNHLHNIFDKLGVSDRLELALYAIHKGLHLPDSER; encoded by the coding sequence ATGAACCCGACCGCCAACTCTGAACCCAACACTTCCACCGGCACTCCGGGGAAGATCCGGGTGATGATCGCGGACGATCATCCCATCGTGCGCGACGGGCTGAAGAAACTGCTGAGCCTGGAGGACGACATCGAGGTGGTCGCCGTGGCCAGCGACGGGCGTGAGGTGCTGGAACAGGCGGCACAACACAGTCCGGACATCATCCTGCTGGATTTACGCATGCCGAACCTCGACGGCATCAGCACGCTTCAGGCCTTGCAGCAGCGGGGATCCGAAGCCAAGGTCATCATCCTGACGGCGAGCGAGGACAAGAACGAGTTCGTCCAGGTGATGAAGCTCGGCGCGCGGGGCATCGTGCTGAAGCAGACGGCCTCCGAGCTCATCGTCAAGAGCATTCGCAAGGTGCACGCCGGCGAAATCTGGCTGGACTCGCAAACGACCGCAGCCGTCATGCGGCAGTTCGCCTCCTCGACGTCCGAGCCGCAGCCGGCGCAGGGCCGTGTCCGGGAGCGCTCGCCGCTCAGCGCGCGCGAGCGTGAGATCGTCATGCTGGTCGCCCAAGGGTACAAGAACAAGGAGATGGCGGAGAAGATGTTCATCAGCGAACAGACGGTGAAGAACCATCTCCACAACATCTTCGACAAGCTGGGCGTCTCAGACCGTCTGGAACTGGCACTGTACGCCATCCACAAGGGGCTGCACCTGCCGGATTCGGAGCGCTAA
- a CDS encoding glycosyl transferase, which yields MEWFAWPLLGLAAGSWAYCVLTVWAVLDWRRQRPQASARSEPVSVLKPLHGLDDGLEENLRSFFEQDYPSFELLFAARREDDAGLALARRLSAEYPRVAARFFVTGEPPYANAKVWSLGIMTREAAHDLLVMSDSDIRVRPDALRTLAAEFADPRLGVATCPYRAVPGASFWSLLEALGMNTEFWGGCFTARLVERGVHFAVGPTIAARRGVIEDLGGWPRLSQYLAEDFVLGQQASQRGHGVILSSCVIEHRIGAQPWRANFAHRLRWNRSTRRSRPWGYAGQIFTLPLPLGLAAAAAAPAHAPWILGITVLLRALAAWGVSQLALRDPLCRRRWYLIPLQDLLSFAFWLAGFFGNTIEWRGRRYRLLADGRFELVRRD from the coding sequence ATGGAGTGGTTCGCGTGGCCGCTGCTCGGGCTGGCCGCGGGCTCGTGGGCCTACTGTGTTCTCACCGTGTGGGCCGTGCTGGACTGGCGCCGCCAGCGGCCGCAGGCGTCGGCCCGGTCCGAACCCGTTTCCGTTCTGAAGCCGCTGCACGGGCTCGACGACGGGCTGGAAGAGAACCTGCGCTCGTTCTTCGAGCAGGACTACCCTTCGTTCGAGCTGCTGTTCGCGGCGCGGCGTGAGGACGACGCCGGCCTCGCCCTGGCGCGCCGGCTCAGCGCCGAATACCCGCGCGTCGCCGCGCGCTTCTTCGTCACCGGCGAGCCGCCATACGCGAACGCCAAGGTGTGGAGCCTGGGGATCATGACGCGGGAGGCGGCGCATGACCTGCTGGTGATGAGCGACTCCGACATCCGCGTCCGACCGGACGCGTTGCGCACGCTGGCCGCCGAATTTGCCGATCCCCGGCTCGGCGTGGCCACCTGCCCGTACCGCGCCGTGCCCGGCGCGAGTTTCTGGTCGCTGCTGGAGGCGCTGGGGATGAACACGGAGTTCTGGGGCGGCTGCTTTACGGCAAGGCTGGTCGAACGCGGCGTGCATTTCGCCGTGGGGCCGACGATCGCCGCGCGCCGAGGCGTGATCGAAGACCTCGGCGGCTGGCCGCGGCTCAGCCAGTATCTGGCGGAGGATTTCGTCCTGGGCCAGCAGGCCTCGCAGCGCGGCCACGGGGTGATCCTGTCTTCCTGCGTGATCGAGCACCGCATCGGGGCGCAGCCCTGGCGCGCCAACTTCGCTCACCGCCTCCGCTGGAACCGTTCCACGCGGCGTTCCCGGCCCTGGGGTTATGCGGGGCAGATTTTCACCCTCCCGCTGCCCCTGGGGCTGGCGGCCGCAGCGGCCGCGCCGGCCCACGCGCCGTGGATCCTGGGCATCACCGTGCTGCTGCGGGCGCTGGCCGCGTGGGGCGTGTCGCAGCTTGCGCTGCGCGACCCGCTGTGCCGCCGCCGCTGGTACCTGATTCCGCTTCAGGACCTGCTGAGCTTCGCCTTCTGGCTGGCAGGCTTTTTCGGCAACACGATCGAGTGGCGTGGGCGGCGCTATCGCCTGCTCGCCGACGGGCGCTTCGAGCTCGTCCGCCGGGACTGA
- the eno gene encoding enolase: protein MTEIVDIVAREILDSRGNPTVEADVYLSSGSMGRAAVPSGASTGENEAVELRDGDKARYLGKGVQKAVKNITDEILPALAGMDAAAQQEIDRKMIELDGTPNKGRLGANAILAVSMACARAAADAFGMPLYRYLGGVNARTLPVPNMNIINGGAHADNSVDFQEFMISPHGAGSFADAIRMGSEVFHNLKAVLKSRGYSTAVGDEGGFAPSLKSNEEAVEVILEAITKAGYKPGEQISICLDPAASEFYDVEKKKYVFKKSDRRELTSEQMIEIWESWVKQYPIISIEDGMAEFDWEGWKLLTDRLGGRIQLVGDDIFVTNPSILAKGIEQGVANSILIKLNQIGTVTETLECMEMAAKAGYTCMVSHRSGETEDPFIADFTVATGAGQIKTGSASRSDRLAKYNQLIRIEQELGAAARYAGRRAYKR from the coding sequence ATGACTGAAATCGTCGATATCGTCGCCCGCGAGATCCTCGACTCGCGCGGCAATCCCACCGTAGAAGCCGACGTCTATCTCTCCAGCGGCAGCATGGGGCGCGCGGCGGTGCCTTCCGGCGCGTCCACCGGCGAGAACGAAGCCGTCGAGCTGCGCGACGGCGACAAGGCGCGCTATCTCGGCAAGGGCGTGCAGAAGGCGGTCAAGAACATCACCGATGAGATCCTGCCCGCCCTGGCCGGCATGGACGCCGCGGCGCAGCAGGAGATCGACCGGAAGATGATCGAGCTCGACGGCACGCCGAACAAGGGCCGCCTGGGCGCCAACGCGATCCTTGCCGTCTCCATGGCCTGCGCGCGCGCCGCCGCCGATGCTTTCGGCATGCCGCTCTACCGGTATCTGGGCGGCGTCAACGCGCGCACGCTGCCGGTTCCCAACATGAACATCATCAACGGCGGAGCGCACGCCGACAACAGCGTCGACTTCCAGGAGTTCATGATCAGCCCGCACGGCGCCGGCTCCTTCGCCGACGCCATCCGCATGGGTTCGGAGGTCTTCCACAACCTGAAGGCCGTGCTCAAAAGCCGCGGCTACTCCACCGCCGTGGGCGACGAGGGCGGTTTCGCACCGAGCCTCAAATCGAATGAAGAAGCCGTCGAGGTGATTCTGGAGGCGATCACCAAAGCCGGCTATAAGCCCGGCGAGCAGATCTCGATCTGCCTGGACCCGGCCGCCAGCGAGTTCTACGACGTCGAAAAGAAAAAGTACGTCTTCAAGAAGTCCGACAGGCGCGAGCTGACCAGCGAGCAGATGATCGAGATCTGGGAAAGCTGGGTGAAGCAGTATCCAATCATTTCCATCGAGGACGGCATGGCGGAGTTCGACTGGGAAGGCTGGAAGCTCCTCACGGACCGGCTGGGCGGCAGGATTCAGCTCGTCGGCGACGACATTTTCGTCACCAATCCGTCGATCCTCGCCAAAGGCATCGAACAGGGCGTGGCCAACTCGATCCTCATCAAGCTGAACCAGATCGGCACGGTGACCGAGACGCTCGAGTGCATGGAAATGGCGGCCAAGGCCGGCTATACCTGCATGGTGAGCCACCGCAGCGGCGAAACCGAGGATCCGTTCATCGCCGACTTCACCGTCGCCACCGGCGCCGGCCAGATCAAGACCGGCTCGGCCTCCCGCAGCGACCGCCTCGCCAAATACAACCAGCTCATCCGCATCGAGCAGGAGCTGGGCGCGGCGGCCCGCTATGCCGGGCGCAGGGCCTACAAGCGCTGA